The following coding sequences are from one Desulfosporosinus orientis DSM 765 window:
- the modA gene encoding molybdate ABC transporter substrate-binding protein, whose product MLTAIFIGFIVVFLSGCSTRVNETDTPKAEGNQAEQVKPVELLVSTAPSLKGSLEEIKGMYEAKNPQIKLVYNYGPSGSLQNQIEQGAAADIFISQGKPQMDALEEKGLIKQGSRINLLGDELVLVVNKNNTSIKSFEDLAKPEVKKIGIGEAKSVPAAKTAKETLEYLKLWNQLEPKFVIGKDLMQLMTYVETDNAEAGLVWDTIAITSDKVRIAASAPAGSHNPVFLPAAIVASSKNSEQAAEFLEYLQSDEAMKIFAKNGFIKGK is encoded by the coding sequence ATGCTGACAGCAATTTTTATAGGATTTATAGTAGTGTTTTTGTCGGGTTGTTCAACAAGAGTTAATGAAACTGATACTCCAAAGGCTGAGGGCAATCAAGCTGAGCAGGTAAAACCTGTGGAACTTTTAGTTTCTACTGCGCCAAGCTTAAAAGGTTCTCTTGAAGAAATTAAAGGTATGTATGAAGCAAAAAATCCTCAAATTAAACTGGTTTACAATTACGGACCATCAGGGTCACTGCAAAATCAAATTGAGCAAGGCGCCGCTGCCGATATTTTTATTTCTCAAGGAAAACCGCAAATGGATGCTTTAGAGGAAAAAGGACTTATTAAGCAAGGTTCTAGGATTAATCTCTTGGGAGATGAGCTAGTGCTGGTTGTTAATAAGAACAATACGTCGATTAAGAGTTTTGAAGATCTGGCAAAGCCTGAAGTTAAAAAAATCGGTATTGGTGAGGCTAAATCCGTTCCTGCGGCCAAAACAGCCAAAGAAACATTAGAATACTTAAAACTATGGAATCAATTAGAACCGAAGTTCGTTATAGGAAAAGATCTGATGCAATTAATGACTTATGTCGAAACGGATAACGCAGAAGCAGGTCTGGTTTGGGATACCATAGCTATTACCTCAGACAAAGTTAGAATTGCGGCTTCTGCACCTGCCGGCTCCCATAATCCGGTGTTTTTGCCGGCTGCCATTGTAGCTTCCTCCAAAAACAGCGAGCAAGCTGCCGAATTTTTGGAGTATTTACAGAGTGATGAGGCAATGAAAATCTTTGCAAAGAATGGATTTATCAAAGGAAAATAA
- the modD gene encoding ModD protein has protein sequence MLYISDESIERWIKEDVPYIDLTTLTLDIGDIKGKISFKAREFTVLSGVEEVLRIFNKLGITEFQSLPSGSVVDKGDTFIEAVGSAGNLHLAWKVSLNVLEYCSGIATRTKKMVEKAKGINPKTSVVATRKSFPGTKELSIKSIIAGGAYPHRLGLSETILIFKQHINFLGDVSDLVQMIGKIKEKVCEKKVIVEVEGIEDARLLIQSGVDGLQFDKVPAEDLKNIVEEIRRINPRITLLGAGGINEGNIEEYARTGIDAIVTTSMYFGKPSDIGVTIGKF, from the coding sequence ATGCTTTATATCAGCGATGAGAGCATTGAACGCTGGATCAAAGAGGATGTTCCATATATCGATTTGACAACTCTGACATTAGATATTGGTGATATTAAGGGAAAGATCAGCTTTAAAGCCAGAGAGTTTACGGTATTATCGGGAGTGGAGGAAGTCTTAAGAATCTTTAATAAGCTGGGTATAACAGAGTTTCAGTCTTTGCCTTCAGGCTCTGTTGTCGATAAGGGCGATACTTTTATTGAAGCCGTCGGGTCAGCAGGAAACCTGCACTTGGCCTGGAAGGTTTCTCTGAACGTCCTTGAATATTGTTCGGGTATTGCAACACGCACCAAAAAGATGGTAGAGAAGGCAAAGGGGATCAATCCTAAAACCAGTGTCGTCGCCACGCGAAAATCCTTTCCTGGCACTAAAGAGCTTTCCATAAAATCGATTATAGCTGGAGGCGCTTACCCTCACCGTTTAGGGTTATCAGAAACTATCTTAATCTTTAAACAGCATATTAATTTTCTCGGAGATGTTTCTGATTTGGTCCAAATGATAGGGAAAATTAAAGAAAAAGTCTGTGAAAAGAAAGTTATCGTTGAGGTGGAAGGAATTGAAGATGCCCGTCTCTTAATCCAATCCGGGGTTGATGGATTACAATTTGATAAAGTACCGGCCGAGGATCTTAAAAATATCGTTGAGGAAATCAGACGTATAAATCCCCGGATCACCCTTTTAGGAGCAGGAGGTATCAATGAAGGAAATATTGAAGAGTATGCTCGAACAGGAATTGATGCAATCGTGACTACGTCCATGTATTTTGGCAAGCCTTCCGACATTGGAGTGACTATTGGAAAATTTTAA
- a CDS encoding 2Fe-2S iron-sulfur cluster-binding protein, which produces METITLTIDGQKVSAPKGATVLEVCRMNNIPIPTLCHDPAITPSGACRLCVVQIEGMRNLPPSCATQAVEGMKVETQSSRVRSARKTILNLLVANHPLDCMTCQKLGNCSLAEYAYEYGVDGKIYKGEKRRLPIDDTNPYILRDLNKCILCGKCIATCEEVAERNVIGFANRGFETKVSTFMDTDLKDSSCVYCNRCVAICPVGALVDKSMLGKGREWEFKKEDVTCTFCDYGCSFTINSKKGQVVGVTAKSAAKGRPLCLKGRMGADFRYNPDRKDLPFINQDGEFVQVTWSEFLGLGGIVDKISSLESKPAGID; this is translated from the coding sequence TTGGAGACCATTACGTTGACAATTGACGGACAAAAAGTCAGTGCTCCAAAGGGGGCAACAGTACTAGAAGTTTGCCGAATGAATAATATTCCAATTCCAACCTTGTGCCATGATCCGGCTATTACTCCCAGCGGGGCCTGTCGTCTTTGTGTTGTACAGATTGAAGGAATGCGCAATCTTCCCCCGTCTTGTGCTACTCAAGCAGTTGAGGGCATGAAGGTAGAAACTCAGAGTTCAAGGGTTAGGAGCGCTCGTAAAACAATCCTTAATTTGTTGGTTGCCAATCACCCGTTGGACTGCATGACCTGTCAAAAGTTAGGGAATTGTTCTTTGGCAGAGTATGCTTATGAATATGGTGTTGATGGAAAGATTTATAAAGGTGAAAAACGCCGGCTTCCTATTGATGACACAAATCCCTATATCTTAAGGGATCTTAATAAGTGCATATTATGCGGAAAATGTATTGCTACCTGTGAGGAAGTAGCGGAACGTAATGTGATTGGTTTTGCTAATCGTGGCTTTGAGACTAAGGTTTCAACGTTTATGGATACTGACTTGAAAGATTCTTCTTGCGTTTATTGCAATAGATGTGTAGCTATTTGTCCGGTGGGAGCTCTTGTCGATAAATCCATGCTAGGCAAAGGAAGGGAATGGGAGTTTAAGAAAGAAGATGTAACTTGTACATTTTGTGATTACGGCTGCAGCTTTACTATCAACTCTAAAAAAGGCCAGGTTGTGGGAGTAACCGCTAAATCAGCGGCTAAGGGCCGACCGCTCTGTCTTAAAGGACGTATGGGTGCCGATTTCCGGTACAATCCTGATCGGAAGGATTTGCCTTTTATTAATCAAGATGGTGAGTTTGTCCAAGTTACATGGTCAGAATTTCTGGGGTTGGGCGGCATCGTAGATAAAATTAGCTCATTAGAAAGTAAGCCGGCAGGAATAGATTGA
- a CDS encoding nitrogenase component 1: protein MGKEETKIIQINIIGYSALSLSQENHLIEFTDELGKFGLEIISPSLESINMEIFKKMTSAALNLVISHEGLGLAQYMKKNYAIPFMMHVPVGLWGMRQLIKVLAEIAGDPLILVSQRKYLPNSIPQSEQKAVVIGEPLLASCIGACLSHDFGIKKVKTASLLGNIKGNKVYQEKAFSNILFLDNESVLAQWIDRVQPDIMIGDPSYQRLLGFGSDGVHCELIGKRGHNYLASLITSISVKTNCIAM from the coding sequence ATTGGAAAGGAGGAAACGAAAATTATACAAATCAATATTATTGGTTATTCGGCCCTTAGTTTAAGTCAGGAAAACCATTTAATAGAATTCACTGATGAGCTGGGAAAGTTCGGTTTGGAAATTATCTCTCCCTCATTAGAGAGCATCAATATGGAAATCTTCAAGAAAATGACATCGGCGGCTTTGAATCTTGTGATATCTCATGAGGGTTTAGGTCTGGCTCAATATATGAAAAAGAATTATGCAATACCTTTTATGATGCACGTACCGGTAGGCTTGTGGGGTATGAGACAGTTAATTAAGGTTTTGGCTGAGATAGCCGGCGACCCTTTAATCTTAGTAAGCCAGAGAAAATATCTACCCAATAGCATACCCCAATCAGAACAAAAAGCAGTTGTAATAGGAGAACCTCTTTTAGCATCCTGCATAGGTGCTTGTCTGAGTCATGACTTTGGGATAAAGAAGGTTAAAACCGCCAGTCTTTTAGGAAATATAAAGGGTAACAAGGTATATCAGGAAAAGGCGTTTTCCAATATTCTTTTCCTTGATAATGAGAGCGTCTTGGCTCAATGGATTGATAGAGTTCAGCCAGATATCATGATCGGAGATCCATCCTATCAGAGGCTGTTGGGATTCGGCAGTGACGGAGTACATTGCGAGCTTATCGGGAAACGAGGACATAATTATTTGGCAAGTCTTATAACATCAATTTCTGTTAAGACGAACTGTATAGCTATGTAA
- a CDS encoding cob(I)yrinic acid a,c-diamide adenosyltransferase, with protein sequence MEQGLTHIYTGTGKGKTTAAVGLGVRAYGQGLKVLMVQFLKGWDTGETKVIESFEPSFKLFRYKENDKFVWEMTEQEIGRLEKEMRIGLNYATEAVTSGNWDMIILDEIMAAVNYRYLPLAEVVELVKSKPLKLELVLTGRDAPAKLVELADYVSEINARKHPMAKGVTARAGIEY encoded by the coding sequence ATGGAGCAAGGACTTACTCATATTTATACCGGAACTGGAAAAGGGAAAACCACAGCGGCAGTGGGGTTGGGAGTTAGAGCCTACGGCCAGGGATTGAAGGTCCTGATGGTTCAGTTTTTAAAAGGTTGGGATACGGGAGAGACGAAGGTCATCGAGAGTTTTGAACCATCTTTTAAACTTTTTCGATATAAAGAAAATGACAAATTTGTTTGGGAGATGACAGAACAAGAAATTGGACGATTAGAAAAAGAAATGAGAATTGGGTTGAATTATGCTACTGAAGCCGTAACCAGTGGGAATTGGGATATGATCATTCTGGATGAGATAATGGCAGCAGTGAATTATCGGTATCTGCCCTTGGCAGAAGTTGTCGAACTTGTCAAGAGTAAGCCTCTAAAGCTTGAGCTGGTGTTGACAGGCAGAGATGCCCCGGCAAAACTGGTTGAATTAGCGGACTATGTTTCAGAAATAAATGCCCGCAAACATCCTATGGCAAAGGGCGTGACAGCACGAGCAGGAATCGAGTATTAA
- a CDS encoding sensor histidine kinase, which yields MLENNNDDVLENDEGDVFLAKGKLTIFLGAASGVGKTYAMLEAALGRVSEGMDVIVGLVETHGRADTEAMLQELTVVPPKARDVSGRIAHELDLDAILARHPQLVLIDELAHSNIEGSRHQKRYMDVKELLAAGINVYTTLNIQDLETLNDIVTQITGVKVRETVPDQILETAAQIQLIDIPPEELIQRIKDGKVHVPEEETDSLKNFFRPGNINALRELALRYTAQRVDRQLESYRRDHGINGPWRTGEKILVCISASPFSAQLIRIAKRMTEKVQGELLAVHVETLRRFPSNEAEKDSMAKNLRLAEEMGAEVIGLTGNSVAEAIVELARKRNVSEIIIGKPEHTRFWELIHGSVVDKVIRQSQGISIHVIPGSQQDAGTTRIHAGWSWNDDKDEVPWWKSPQVIPYLASSLLVILLTFSISLVSSFLGLVNISLIYILPILMIAARWGILPAIVTALMGTLAFDLFFVPPLFKFTVADLRYLISFAIFMLVGLITGTLSDRLKKQVSYSRQRENSISALYSLSRDIAAVDNLEAVLECIVSNVSKTLEGQVMLLLPNENAQLVLKKDSGINNLFDDREFQVASWVYERGLKAGRGTESWGKAKALFLPLSTEQGTQGVLGIYSNARNYQLASEQIGLLEAFAGLAAMAINRIKLAEQARVSLSLVESERLRTALFNSLSHDLRTPLASIIGASTGLLEDQNVYSPEVRKELLKTILHGAERMNRFISNLLDMARLESGMLRLNKEWCDLQDIIGVAINRLGELLTRRPLEINIPEGLPLVQADGILIEQVLINLLDNALKYSEVGSKIIISIRQNEKSLEIVVANRGHSIPEADLSKVFDKFYRLSSPLQVSGSGLGLAICKGLIEAHGGEIWADNNKLGGVTITFTLPLNDQFFGMVPEMLKESLEFRERNDS from the coding sequence TTGTTAGAAAATAACAATGATGATGTACTGGAAAATGACGAAGGTGATGTTTTTTTGGCTAAGGGAAAACTTACAATTTTCTTAGGAGCAGCTTCAGGTGTGGGGAAAACTTATGCAATGCTGGAAGCAGCCTTAGGAAGAGTTTCGGAAGGTATGGATGTGATAGTAGGTCTTGTTGAAACTCATGGCAGAGCGGATACGGAGGCTATGCTTCAAGAATTGACTGTCGTTCCTCCGAAAGCTCGTGACGTTAGCGGCAGGATTGCCCACGAACTAGATTTAGATGCTATCTTGGCCCGGCATCCCCAACTCGTCTTGATCGACGAATTAGCCCATAGCAACATTGAGGGTTCTCGGCATCAGAAACGTTATATGGATGTCAAGGAACTTTTGGCTGCTGGAATTAATGTCTATACTACGTTGAATATTCAGGATTTGGAGACTCTCAATGATATTGTCACTCAGATTACTGGGGTGAAAGTTCGAGAGACGGTTCCGGACCAAATTTTGGAAACAGCAGCTCAAATTCAATTGATAGATATTCCACCTGAAGAGTTGATTCAAAGAATAAAAGATGGGAAAGTTCATGTTCCTGAGGAAGAAACAGATAGTTTAAAAAATTTTTTTCGGCCGGGCAATATCAACGCCTTAAGGGAGTTAGCTCTTCGCTATACAGCACAACGAGTGGATCGTCAGCTTGAGTCTTATCGCCGAGATCACGGCATTAATGGTCCCTGGCGGACAGGTGAAAAAATTTTAGTTTGCATCAGTGCCAGCCCTTTCTCAGCTCAATTAATTAGAATTGCCAAACGAATGACAGAGAAGGTACAAGGAGAATTATTGGCTGTTCATGTTGAAACTTTGCGTCGTTTTCCCAGTAATGAGGCGGAAAAAGATTCAATGGCCAAAAATCTAAGACTTGCTGAGGAAATGGGAGCAGAGGTTATCGGCTTGACCGGAAATAGTGTTGCGGAAGCTATTGTGGAGTTAGCAAGAAAACGTAATGTTTCTGAGATTATTATTGGAAAGCCGGAGCATACCCGTTTTTGGGAACTGATTCATGGATCTGTTGTGGATAAAGTGATACGGCAAAGCCAGGGAATCAGCATTCATGTTATTCCTGGGAGTCAACAAGATGCAGGAACGACTAGAATTCATGCAGGGTGGTCGTGGAATGACGACAAGGATGAGGTGCCTTGGTGGAAATCTCCCCAGGTAATTCCTTATTTGGCCTCAAGTTTGCTTGTGATTTTATTGACCTTTTCGATATCATTGGTGAGTTCTTTCTTGGGATTAGTCAATATTTCTTTGATATATATACTTCCTATTTTAATGATTGCGGCACGTTGGGGGATCCTTCCGGCCATTGTAACAGCTTTAATGGGGACCCTTGCCTTTGACCTTTTTTTTGTTCCTCCCCTCTTTAAATTTACTGTTGCTGATTTGCGTTATCTTATCAGTTTTGCCATTTTTATGTTGGTTGGACTAATTACCGGAACTTTATCGGATCGTTTAAAAAAACAAGTTAGCTACTCAAGACAGAGAGAAAATAGTATTTCAGCTCTGTATTCTTTAAGTCGGGACATCGCTGCCGTTGATAACCTTGAGGCAGTCTTGGAATGTATTGTAAGTAATGTTTCCAAAACTTTAGAGGGGCAAGTGATGTTGCTTCTGCCTAATGAAAACGCCCAATTAGTGTTAAAAAAGGACTCGGGTATCAATAATCTCTTTGATGATCGCGAGTTCCAAGTTGCTTCTTGGGTTTATGAAAGAGGCCTAAAAGCCGGAAGAGGGACGGAGAGCTGGGGCAAGGCAAAAGCTCTGTTTCTGCCCTTGAGTACAGAACAAGGGACTCAGGGAGTTCTTGGGATTTACAGTAATGCACGTAATTATCAATTAGCCTCAGAACAAATTGGCTTATTAGAGGCTTTTGCGGGATTAGCTGCCATGGCTATTAATCGAATTAAATTAGCTGAACAGGCTAGAGTATCTCTTTCTTTGGTAGAGTCTGAACGTTTACGGACAGCACTTTTTAATTCTCTTTCTCATGATTTAAGGACACCTCTGGCTTCCATCATTGGAGCAAGCACCGGACTGCTGGAAGATCAAAATGTTTATAGTCCTGAGGTTCGCAAGGAATTGCTGAAAACCATTCTTCATGGTGCCGAAAGGATGAATAGGTTTATAAGCAACTTACTGGACATGGCTAGGCTTGAGAGCGGCATGTTGCGTCTGAATAAGGAATGGTGTGATCTTCAAGATATTATTGGAGTAGCCATTAATCGCTTGGGGGAACTTTTAACTCGTAGGCCATTGGAGATCAACATTCCAGAAGGGTTGCCCTTGGTTCAGGCCGATGGTATTTTAATTGAGCAGGTACTGATCAATTTGTTGGATAATGCCCTAAAGTATTCTGAAGTAGGCAGCAAAATTATAATCTCTATTCGGCAAAATGAAAAAAGCTTGGAAATTGTGGTGGCCAACCGAGGGCATAGTATTCCTGAGGCCGATTTAAGCAAAGTTTTTGATAAATTTTACAGGCTTAGTTCTCCCCTTCAAGTTAGTGGATCCGGACTTGGCCTCGCAATATGCAAAGGGCTTATCGAAGCTCATGGCGGGGAGATTTGGGCCGACAACAATAAACTTGGCGGAGTAACCATAACCTTTACCTTGCCTTTAAACGACCAATTTTTTGGTATGGTACCTGAAATGTTGAAGGAGAGCCTTGAGTTCCGTGAAAGGAATGACAGTTGA
- a CDS encoding response regulator yields the protein MEKTGQRILIIDDEAQIRKFLRVALTSHGYVVKDVKTGREGLESVALFGPDLVVLDLGLPDIDGLKVVRQLREWTKVPIIILSVKEQESDKIAALDFGADDYVTKPFGMGELLARIRAAIRHTAGTDEQPILHFDDLTVDLLHRRVFRDNQEIKLTLTEYEIVKNLAINAGRVATHNHLLRTVWGPSYEKEVQYLRVYIGQIRRKLECDPSRPRHIITEPGVGYRLL from the coding sequence ATGGAAAAAACAGGTCAGAGGATTCTGATTATTGATGATGAAGCACAGATTCGGAAATTTTTACGGGTAGCTTTGACAAGCCATGGCTATGTGGTTAAAGATGTTAAGACCGGCCGGGAGGGGCTTGAATCCGTGGCCTTATTTGGACCGGATTTGGTGGTTCTTGACCTGGGACTGCCTGATATTGACGGATTAAAGGTTGTGCGTCAGCTGCGGGAATGGACGAAGGTTCCCATTATCATTCTTTCCGTTAAAGAGCAGGAGAGCGATAAGATTGCAGCTTTGGACTTTGGTGCGGATGATTATGTAACAAAGCCTTTTGGCATGGGGGAATTGTTAGCACGTATCCGAGCAGCTATTCGTCACACTGCCGGAACGGATGAACAGCCAATTTTGCACTTTGACGACTTGACCGTTGACCTCTTGCATAGGCGGGTGTTTAGAGATAATCAGGAAATTAAGCTTACCTTAACAGAGTATGAGATCGTGAAAAATCTAGCCATCAATGCAGGAAGAGTCGCTACTCATAATCATTTGTTACGCACGGTTTGGGGACCGTCCTATGAAAAGGAAGTCCAATATCTGCGGGTTTATATTGGGCAGATTAGACGGAAATTAGAATGCGATCCATCTCGCCCCAGGCATATCATTACTGAACCAGGGGTTGGATACCGCTTATTATAA
- a CDS encoding TrkH family potassium uptake protein — MSPSRVLVSGFASLILLGGILLTLPQATQDGLGLPFMNAIFTATSAVCVTGLVVVDTGTTFTPFGQGVILVLIQVGGLGFMTFATLFAMILGKRITLKERLLLQEALNQVSIEGVVRLAKSVLQISFAIEGVGALILALRWHSDFGWSKALYYGVFHSVSAFNNAGFDLFGNFSSLTAFVGDPIINITIMVLIVLGGLGFIVLAELLEHKKKFRLHTKIVLKVSGFLILFGAGLILIMEYSNPKTLGPLPFGTKVMAALFQSVSPRTAGFNTIDLSGMYNTTLLSMIVLMFIGASPGSTGGGIKTTTFIAIVLSVLRTYRSDPHVVIEGRTLPKDVIQKAWAITTSASCLIFIIISVLSLTENTDLLTVLFEVTSAFGTVGLSLGLTPYLSGLGKIAIIITMFIGRVGPLTLAFVLSRKKSKQSLHVKYPDERIMIG, encoded by the coding sequence ATGTCACCATCTCGAGTTTTGGTTTCCGGATTTGCTTCACTTATTTTGTTAGGGGGAATTTTACTAACCTTACCGCAAGCAACTCAGGATGGACTGGGCTTACCTTTTATGAATGCCATTTTTACAGCAACCTCCGCAGTTTGTGTTACAGGATTAGTAGTAGTGGATACGGGGACGACTTTTACACCTTTTGGGCAAGGGGTTATTTTAGTTCTAATTCAAGTAGGCGGATTGGGCTTCATGACCTTTGCTACATTATTTGCCATGATTTTAGGGAAAAGAATTACTCTTAAAGAACGCTTACTTCTTCAAGAGGCCTTAAATCAAGTTTCAATTGAGGGAGTGGTTCGCTTAGCCAAATCGGTTTTGCAGATCTCATTTGCTATTGAAGGTGTGGGGGCACTCATTTTGGCTTTACGCTGGCATTCAGATTTTGGTTGGAGCAAGGCACTTTATTATGGTGTTTTCCATTCTGTTTCGGCGTTTAATAATGCTGGGTTTGATCTTTTTGGCAATTTTTCAAGTCTTACGGCCTTTGTTGGAGACCCCATCATCAATATCACGATCATGGTTTTAATTGTTCTGGGAGGATTGGGCTTTATAGTTTTGGCTGAGCTGCTTGAACATAAGAAAAAGTTTAGGCTTCATACTAAAATTGTCTTAAAGGTTTCAGGTTTTTTGATTTTGTTCGGGGCAGGCTTAATTCTGATAATGGAGTATTCAAACCCAAAGACTTTAGGACCCCTTCCATTCGGGACAAAGGTTATGGCTGCCCTTTTCCAATCTGTCTCCCCTAGGACGGCAGGCTTTAATACAATTGATTTGTCGGGGATGTATAACACGACCTTGCTTTCCATGATTGTGCTCATGTTTATTGGTGCTTCGCCCGGATCCACTGGTGGAGGTATTAAAACAACAACTTTTATAGCGATTGTTTTATCTGTTTTGCGAACCTATCGGAGTGATCCACATGTTGTTATTGAGGGGCGGACTCTCCCTAAGGATGTTATCCAAAAAGCTTGGGCTATTACAACTTCTGCGTCCTGCTTAATCTTTATTATTATCTCAGTCCTTTCCCTTACGGAAAATACAGATTTATTAACGGTACTATTTGAAGTGACGTCAGCTTTTGGTACAGTTGGTCTTTCTCTTGGACTTACCCCTTATCTCTCGGGTCTTGGCAAAATTGCCATAATTATAACGATGTTTATTGGGCGAGTGGGACCGCTGACTCTGGCCTTTGTACTCTCTAGGAAAAAAAGTAAACAGTCATTGCACGTTAAATATCCGGATGAACGAATTATGATTGGCTAG
- a CDS encoding potassium channel family protein, which produces MRKQFVVIGLGRFGSSVARTLMKLGHEVLALDKNEQAVQGLMHDVTQAVQADAREEETLRALGVRNLDVGIVGIGDDLEANILITLMLKEMGVPYVVAKAQSIQHGKVLEKIGADKIVYPEQDMGIRLANNLSRTNVMDFIELSLDYSIFEIIAPSQFVNKTLGKLNLRAVYNVNVVAIKKNADQIVIAPGANSVVEEKDILVIVCNKKALSRLPD; this is translated from the coding sequence GTGCGCAAACAATTTGTGGTTATCGGCTTAGGACGGTTTGGCTCAAGTGTTGCCAGAACTCTTATGAAATTAGGCCACGAAGTTCTTGCTTTAGATAAGAATGAGCAGGCGGTTCAAGGGTTGATGCATGATGTTACTCAAGCGGTTCAGGCTGATGCCCGGGAAGAGGAGACCCTTCGGGCATTAGGGGTAAGAAACTTAGACGTAGGAATTGTAGGCATCGGGGATGATCTTGAAGCTAACATTCTCATTACCTTGATGCTTAAAGAAATGGGCGTTCCCTATGTTGTTGCTAAGGCCCAATCCATTCAACACGGAAAAGTATTAGAAAAAATCGGTGCCGATAAAATCGTTTATCCGGAGCAGGATATGGGTATTCGTCTTGCCAACAATCTCAGCAGAACCAATGTGATGGACTTTATTGAGTTGTCTCTGGATTACAGCATTTTTGAGATTATAGCACCATCTCAGTTTGTCAATAAAACTTTGGGAAAATTAAATTTGAGAGCTGTTTATAATGTGAACGTTGTAGCTATCAAAAAAAACGCCGATCAGATTGTCATTGCACCGGGTGCCAATTCAGTTGTTGAAGAAAAGGACATCCTGGTCATTGTCTGCAATAAAAAAGCACTTTCCCGCCTGCCGGATTAA